One region of Synechococcus elongatus PCC 11801 genomic DNA includes:
- a CDS encoding DUF5666 domain-containing protein: MKPLLWLAIASLSLLSLPAQAKEDFYGIIQQRPSGTVGTWTIGDRAVTVTDQTELEGNLVVGTCVEVDFDNGRVEEIEVEPLSKCR; the protein is encoded by the coding sequence ATGAAACCGCTATTGTGGCTGGCGATCGCCAGCCTAAGTTTGCTGTCCTTACCTGCCCAAGCCAAGGAGGACTTCTACGGCATTATTCAGCAGCGCCCCAGTGGGACAGTCGGAACTTGGACGATTGGCGATCGCGCCGTGACCGTGACTGACCAGACGGAGTTGGAAGGAAATCTTGTTGTCGGCACTTGTGTGGAAGTCGACTTTGACAACGGTCGCGTCGAAGAAATCGAAGTGGAACCTCTGTCGAAGTGTCGCTAG
- a CDS encoding helix-turn-helix domain-containing protein has protein sequence MTASGEFPVNSALSERELQIVDLVAAGLTNQEIATQLDISKRTVDNHISNILTKTGTDNRVALVRWALQWGKVCLDQVNCCVLPNRDAAAS, from the coding sequence ATGACGGCAAGTGGTGAATTTCCCGTCAACAGTGCGCTTTCTGAGCGTGAGCTCCAGATCGTAGATCTCGTGGCGGCTGGGCTGACGAATCAGGAAATTGCCACCCAGCTCGATATCAGCAAGCGAACGGTAGACAACCACATCAGCAACATCCTCACCAAAACTGGCACGGACAACCGAGTCGCCTTGGTCCGTTGGGCCTTGCAGTGGGGCAAGGTCTGCCTCGATCAAGTCAACTGCTGCGTCCTGCCCAATCGCGATGCGGCGGCTTCCTAA
- the hisS gene encoding histidine--tRNA ligase — protein MASLQALRGTRDILPSESQIWQWLEQTARQILSQAAVQEIRTPIFEQTSLFERGIGEATDVVGKEMYSFRDRGDRSLTLRPEGTAGTVRAYIEHGLASQGGVQRLWYCGPMFRYERPQAGRQRQFHQLGLELLGTADARADAEAIALATQILQALGLKNLRLDLNSVGDASDRATYRQALVDYLTPYAADLDPDSRDRLERNPLRILDSKDERTQAIVADAPSLQQYLSERSRQLFEQVQQLLTNLGIDYRLEPKLVRGLDYYTHTAFEIISSDLGAQATVCGGGRYDGLVSQLGGPETPAVGWAMGLERLILLLQQNQKVPPTSLDFYLVSRGAIAEAQALVLAQRLRLAGFSVELDLSGSAFGKQFKRADRSGAIACLVLGDAEAEQGQVNLKWLQSGEQQVVNQAELWNDPETWRSCLQAARAVSPVEVAPL, from the coding sequence ATGGCTAGCTTGCAAGCGCTGCGCGGCACCCGCGACATTTTGCCCTCCGAAAGTCAGATTTGGCAGTGGCTAGAGCAAACCGCCCGCCAGATTTTGAGCCAAGCGGCAGTGCAAGAAATTCGCACGCCCATCTTTGAACAGACATCCTTGTTTGAGCGCGGCATCGGCGAAGCCACGGATGTCGTCGGCAAGGAAATGTATAGTTTCCGCGATCGCGGCGATCGCTCCTTGACCCTGCGGCCGGAAGGTACGGCGGGCACGGTGCGGGCTTACATCGAGCATGGTCTGGCCAGCCAAGGTGGCGTGCAGCGGCTGTGGTATTGCGGTCCGATGTTCCGCTACGAACGTCCGCAAGCTGGTCGTCAACGCCAGTTTCATCAACTGGGCTTGGAACTACTGGGTACAGCTGATGCGCGGGCTGATGCCGAAGCGATAGCCTTGGCGACACAAATCCTGCAAGCCTTGGGACTGAAAAACCTGCGGCTTGATCTCAACTCCGTGGGTGATGCCAGCGATCGCGCGACTTATCGCCAAGCGTTAGTTGATTACTTGACGCCCTACGCGGCAGATCTCGATCCGGACTCCCGCGATCGCCTTGAGCGCAACCCACTGCGGATTCTCGACAGCAAAGACGAACGGACACAGGCGATCGTGGCGGATGCGCCCAGCCTGCAGCAATATCTCAGCGAGCGATCGCGGCAGTTGTTTGAGCAGGTGCAGCAACTCCTGACGAATTTAGGGATTGACTATCGGCTGGAACCCAAGCTGGTGCGGGGCTTGGACTACTACACCCACACAGCTTTTGAAATCATTTCCTCTGATCTGGGAGCACAGGCGACAGTCTGTGGCGGTGGTCGCTACGACGGCTTGGTATCACAACTCGGTGGCCCCGAAACCCCTGCGGTTGGCTGGGCGATGGGGCTGGAACGCCTGATCCTGCTGCTGCAACAAAATCAAAAAGTACCGCCGACGAGCTTGGATTTCTACCTCGTGTCGCGGGGAGCGATCGCGGAAGCTCAGGCATTAGTTCTGGCACAGCGACTGCGGCTGGCAGGCTTTAGCGTCGAACTCGACCTTAGCGGCAGTGCCTTTGGCAAGCAGTTCAAACGGGCGGATCGCAGTGGCGCGATCGCTTGCTTGGTTTTGGGGGATGCGGAAGCGGAACAGGGTCAAGTCAACCTCAAATGGTTGCAGTCAGGCGAGCAACAAGTCGTGAACCAAGCAGAACTCTGGAACGATCCAGAAACGTGGCGATCGTGCCTCCAAGCTGCTCGAGCAGTATCGCCGGTTGAGGTCGCGCCCTTATGA